The proteins below come from a single Rosa rugosa chromosome 2, drRosRugo1.1, whole genome shotgun sequence genomic window:
- the LOC133732496 gene encoding serine carboxypeptidase-like 51 isoform X1 yields MEKLYILVLVSVLLLVPTATAAATQEGSEDWGYVEVRPKAHMFWWLYRSPNRVEDPSKPWPIILWLQGGPGASGVGMGNFQEVGPLDTNLKPRNSTWLQKADLLFVDNPVGTGFSFVEDNALFVKNDVEAATDLTTLLKELFNRNESLQKSPLFIVAESYGGKFAVTLGLSSLKAIEEGTLKLRLGGVALGDSWISPEDFVLSWGPLLKDVSRIDDNSLEKSNSVAQLIKQQIKDGKLGDATNSWMLLESLIRSGSNDVDFYNFLLDSGMDPLSSLTTTEMNVALKKYTRYLNSLRRSSLAPGGNGDLDTLMNGVIKRKLKIIPNNVTWGMQSDNVFESMIGDFMRPRIDEVDQLLAKGVNVTVYNGQVDLICATKGTEAWVEKLKWDGLQQFLNKSRTPLYCGNDRFTGGFTRSYKNLHFYWILGAGHFVPVDQPCIALNMVADITQSSAAASASPHRRTEAP; encoded by the exons atggaaaagctctatATACTTGTTCTTGTCTCTGTTCTCCTTTTGGTGCCAACAGCAACTGCTGCAGCAACCCAAGAAGGATCAGAGGACTGGGGCTATGTTGAAGTCAGACCCA AAGCCCACATGTTCTGGTGGCTTTATAGAAGTCCTAACAGAGTTGAGGATCCCTCAAAGCCATGGCCAATCATTCTCTGGCTCCAAGGTGGACCT GGAGCTTCAGGAGTTGGGATGGGGAACTTTCAAGAGGTTGGGCCATTGGACACCAATTTGAAGCCAAGGAATTCAACGTGGTTGCAAAAGGCAGATCTTTTATTTGTC GATAACCCAGTTGGAACTGGATTCAGTTTTGTGGAGGACAACGCTCTGTTTGTGAAAAATGATGTGGAGGCAGCCACTGATTTGACAACATTACTGAAAGAGCTATTCAACAGAAATGAGAGCCTCCAGAAGAGTCCTCTGTTCATTGTGGCAGAGTCTTATGGAGGCAAATTTGCAGTGACTCTTGGACTTTCATCTCTAAAAGCCATTGAAGAAGGAACACTAAAGCTTAGACTTGGAG GTGTTGCATTGGGAGACAGTTGGATCTCCCCGGAAGATTTTGTG CTTTCATGGGGTCCTCTTCTTAAAGACGTTTCACGGATTGATGATAATAGCTTGGAGAAATCAAACAG TGTGGCTCAGCTGATCAAGCAGCAGATTAAGGATGGGAAATTAGGAGATGCAACTAATTCATGGATGCTACTTGAGAGCCTCATCAGATCCGGGAGTAACGACGtg GATTTCTATAATTTCCTATTGGATTCAGGAATGGACCCATTGTCTTCTTTGACAACCACTGAAATGAATGTTGCACTGAAAAAATATACAAGATATCTAAATTCCTTGAGGAGGTCTTCATTAGCACCAGGTGGTAATGGAGATCTTGACACTTTGATGAATGGTGTCATTAAAAGGAAGCTTAAGATTATCCCAAACAATGTGac TTGGGGAATGCAGTCCGACAATGTCTTTGAATCTATGATCGGAGACTTCATGAGACCCAGAATTGAtgag GTTGATCAACTCCTTGCCAAAGGGGTCAACGTCACAGTATACAATGGGCAA GTTGATCTCATATGCGCAACCAAGGGGACTGAAGCATGGGTTGAAAAGCTCAA gtgGGATGGACTCCAACAATTTCTGAACAAGAGTAGAACCCCTCTCTACTGTGGGAATGATAGATTTACCGGAGGATTTACCAGGTCGTACAAAAACCTTCACTTCTATTGGATTCTTGGAGCAGGACACTTT GTACCTGTGGATCAGCCCTGCATTGCTTTGAATATGGTGGCTGATATTACACAGTCATCTGCTGCTGCTTCTGCTTCCCCACATAGAAGAACAGAGGCTCCGTGA
- the LOC133732495 gene encoding serine carboxypeptidase-like 51 encodes MEKVPILVLVSVLLLVPTATAARTQDGSEDWGYVEVRPKAHMFWWLYRSPNRVEDPSKPWPIILWLQGGPGASGVGIGNFEEVGPLDTNLKPRNSTWLQKADLLFVDNPVGTGFSFVEDNALFVKNDVEAATDLTTLLKELFNRNESLQKSPLFIVAESYGGKFAATLGLSAIKAIEEGTLKLRLGGVALGDSWISPEDFVLSWGPLLKDVSRIDDDGLEKSNSVAQLIKQQIKDGKLEDATNSWSHLENLISAGSNNVDFYNFLLDSGMDPVSVSVTTTELSQKNFALKRYTRYLNSLRQSSLAPGGNGDLDTLLNGVIKRKLKIIPNNVTWGMQSGNVFEAMTGDFMRPRINEVDQLLAKGVNVTIYNGQVDLICATKGTEAWIEKLKWDGLQQFLNKNRTPLYCGSDKSTRGFTRSYKNLHFYWILGAGHFVPVDQPCIALNMVADITQSPASASASASARST; translated from the exons ATGGAAAAGGTCCCTATacttgttcttgtttctgtTCTCCTTTTGGTGCCAACAGCAACTGCTGCTAGAACCCAAGATGGATCAGAGGACTGGGGCTATGTTGAAGTCCGACCCA AAGCACACATGTTCTGGTGGCTTTATAGAAGTCCTAACAGAGTTGAGGATCCCTCAAAGCCATGGCCAATTATTCTCTGGCTCCAAGGTGGACCT GGAGCTTCAGGAGTTGGGATTGGGAACTTTGAAGAGGTTGGGCCATTGGACACCAATTTGAAGCCAAGGAATTCAACGTGGTTGCAAAAGGCAGATCTTTTATTTGTG GATAACCCAGTTGGAACCGGATTCAGTTTTGTGGAGGACAACGCTCTGTTTGTGAAAAATGATGTGGAGGCAGCCACTGATTTGACAACATTACTGAAAGAGCTATTCAACAGAAATGAGAGCCTCCAGAAGAGTCCTCTGTTCATTGTGGCAGAGTCTTATGGAGGCAAATTTGCAGCGACTCTTGGACTTTCAGCTATAAAAGCCATTGAAGAAGGAACACTAAAGCTTAGACTTGGAG GTGTTGCATTGGGAGACAGTTGGATCTCCCCGGAAGATTTTGTG CTTTCATGGGGTCCTCTTCTCAAAGACGTTTCAAGGATTGATGATGATGGCTTGGAGAAATCAAACAG TGTGGCTCAGCTGATCAAGCAGCAGATTAAGGATGGGAAATTAGAAGATGCAACCAATTCATGGAGTCACCTTGAGAACCTCATTAGCGCCGGGAGTAACAACGtg GATTTCTATAATTTCCTATTGGATTCAGGAATGGACCCAGTGTCGGTGTCTGTGACAACCACTGAACTATCACAAAAAAATTTTGCACTTAAGAGATATACAAGATATCTAAATTCCTTGAGGCAGTCTTCATTAGCACCAGGTGGTAATGGAGATCTTGACACTTTGTTGAATGGTGTCATTAAAAGGAAGCTTAAGATTATCCCAAACAATGTGAC TTGGGGAATGCAGTCCGGCAATGTGTTCGAAGCTATGACCGGAGACTTCATGAGACCCAGAATTAAtgag GTTGATCAACTCCTTGCCAAAGGGGTCAACGTCACAATATACAATGGGCAA GTTGATCTTATATGCGCAACTAAGGGGACAGAAGCATGGATTGAAAAGCTCAA gtggGATGGACTCCAACAATTTCTGAACAAGAATAGAACCCCTCTCTACTGTGGAAGTGATAAAAGTACAAGAGGATTCACCAGGTCGTACAAAAACCTTCACTTCTATTGGATTCTTGGAGCAGGACACTTT GTACCTGTGGATCAGCCCTGCATTGCTTTGAATATGGTGGCTGATATTACACAgtcacctgcttctgcttctgcttctgcttctgctagAAGCACATGA
- the LOC133730558 gene encoding uncharacterized protein LOC133730558, producing the protein MQWHRIDMQEQKMELKAVQEKLFDIMKQPFSAEQYEEQRHLHVKQSHLLALQEKYWRQRSRALWLQEGDRNSAYFHRKASNRRNKNTIRGLLIAAGEWQTESGVLKQMMVEYYAHVFKAGTVNDDAISTIFRATPMKVTSSMNDDLNMPYSNEEIKAALFQMHPSKSPGPDVIANRLKRWLPEIVSPLQSAYVPGRLISDNTLVATEVAHFMHKLRSQVDGFFSLKLDISKVYDHLEWSYLQAILTKLGFASNWINMVMRCVTSVSYAILVNGEATAKIHPTRGIKQGDPLSPYLFILCAEGLSALISQAVQFGPIQGLKMGPQAPVLHHLFFADDSLLFGAATLEECMTFKGILDTYEQASRQKVNFSKSSVVFSTNVQPHLKEVLAAVLNVTCVDEHDRYLGLPLRVGKSKTARFQYLKEKISKKLVHWKSKILSSAGKEILIKAVAQGDMEGKRKIHWRSWEKLCLTKHEGGLGFKNIYAYNLAMLAKQGWRLITKPNSLIAQVLKARYFPHCSFWDANLGDAPSYSWRSILESRSLLKAGTPFLLQSSILPNLDFKEWMLERALTLKPEIFEKLLKIIWGLWKNRNNKLWEDNAQSPNDIMLGCLSWLNEFQQARKMPTARSQAGVHRWKPANILKLNADGAFASQFSHGGTCGVLRSSTGSFVAAFMKPVHHVCSAKQVELLAIQEGLHFLKQFRVQQAVIETDCLLAVQDLARTDVNMSELSNLVHDIQQALEDMQGVQISFASRSCNKVAHRLASLAFDDGQSEFGMEILPVVFLT; encoded by the exons ATGCAGTGGCACCGGATTGATATGCAGGAGCAGAAGATGGAACTAAAGGCAGTTCAAGAGAAGCTTTTCGATATCATGAAACAACCTTTCTCTGCAGAACAATATGAAGAACAACGCCATCTCCATGTCAAACAGAGTCATTTGCTCGCCCTCCAAGAGAAATATTGGAGACAGCGATCTAGGGCTTTATGGCTTCAAGAGGGGGATAGAAACTCTGCATACTTCCATCGAAAGGCATCCAATAGACGAAATAAAAATACAATCAGGGGCCTTCTAATTGCCGCGGGAGAATGGCAAACTGAATCCGGTGTACTTAAGCAGATGATGGTTGAATATTATGCGCATGTATTCAAGGCTGGAACAGTGAATGATGATGCTATATCCACTATCTTTCGAGCTACACCAATGAAAGTTACTTCCTCTATGAATGATGATCTTAATATGCCTTACTCTAATGAAGAAATCAAAGCGGCTCTCTTTCAAATGCATCCTTCAAAAAGTCCGGGGCCAGATG TCATAGCCAACAGACTCAAGAGATGGCTACCTGAAATCGTTTCTCCACTCCAAAGTGCATATGTTCCGGGTCGGTTAATTTCGGACAATACTTTAGTGGCTACTGAGGTTGCACATTTCATGCACAAGCTTCGATCCCAAGTAGATGGCTTTTTCTCTCTTAAACTAGATATCAGCAAGGTTTATGATCACCTTGAATGGTCTTATTTGCAGGCTATTCTGACAAAATTAGGGTTTGCCTCTAACTGGATCAACATGGTGATGAGATGTGTGACTTCTGTTAGTTATGCAATCTTGGTCAATGGGGAAGCTACTGCAAAAATACATCCTACCAGGGGTATCAAACAAGGGGATCCACTCTCTCCCTATCTATTTATCTTATGTGCTGAAGGTTTATCTGCCTTAATTTCTCAGGCAGTACAGTTTGGTCCCATTCAAGGGCTGAAAATGGGTCCACAAGCGCCAGTGTTACATCATCTCTTCTTTGCGGATGATAGCCTTCTTTTTGGTGCAGCTACTTTGGAGGAATGTATGACTTTCAAAGGAATTCTTGATACTTATGAACAAGCCTCTAGACAAAAGGTAAATTTTAGTAAAAGCAGTGTTGTGTTCAGCACTAATGTGCAGCCTCATCTAAAGGAAGTTCTAGCTGCGGTGTTGAATGTCACATGTGTTGATGAACATGATCGGTATCTTGGTCTACCTTTACGAGTAGGAAAATCCAAGACAGCTAGGTTTCAGTACTTGAAAGAAAAAATCTCCAAAAAGCTCGTGCATTGGAAGTCAAAAATTCTGAGTAGTGCGGGTAAGGAAATTCTCATTAAAGCCGTTGCTCAG GGTGACATGGAGGGCAAGCGAAAAATCCATTGGAGAAGCTGGGAAAAACTTTGCTTAACTAAGCATGAAGGTGGCTTGGGATTCAAGAACATTTATGCCTACAATCTTGCCATGTTAGCCAAGCAAGGGTGGAGGCTCATCACCAAACCTAACTCGCTTATAGCTCAAGTGCTCAAGGCTCGGTACTTTCCCCATTGCTCCTTTTGGGATGCCAATTTAGGTGATGCACCGTCTTATTCCTGGAGAAGTATTTTGGAAAGCAGATCATTACTCAAAGCTG GTACCCCGTTCTTGTTACAGTCCTCTATTCTACCCAACTTGGACTTTAAGGAATGGATGTTAGAACGAGCTCTTACTTTGAAGCCGGAAATTTTTGAGAAGCTTCTTAAGATTATCTGGGGTTTATGGAAGAACAGAAATAACAAGTTGTGGGAAGATAATGCTCAGTCTCCGAATGATATTATGCTAGGGTGTTTATCATGGTTGAATGAGTTCCAACAAGCTCGAAAGATGCCTACTGCAAGGAGCCAAGCTGGGGTTCATCGATGGAAACCTGCAAATATCCTCAAGCTTAATGCGGATGGTGCGTTTGCATCTCAGTTTTCACATGGAGGAACATGCGGTGTTCTAAGAAGTTCCACTGGCAGCTTTGTTGCTGCCTTCATGAAGCCCGTGCACCATGTATGTTCAGCTAAACAGGTGGAACTTCTAGCCATTCAAGAAGGCCTACATTTTCTCAAGCAATTTCGTGTCCAGCAGGCAGTCATTGAAACTGACTGTCTCTTGGCAGTTCAAGACTTGGCTCGGACTGATGTGAATATGTCGGAACTCAGTAATCTAGTTCATGACATCCAACAAGCACTAGAAGATATGCAAGGTGTCCAAATCAGTTTTGCGTCCCGGTCCTGCAACAAAGTGGCGCACAGACTAGCAAGTCTAGCTTTTGACGATGGCCAGAGTGAGTTTGGCATGGAAATACTCCCAGTTGTATTCTTGACTTGA
- the LOC133732496 gene encoding serine carboxypeptidase-like 51 isoform X2, which produces MANHSLAPRWTWSFRSWDGELSRGWAIGHQFEAKEFNVVAKGRSFICLGTGFSFVEDNALFVKNDVEAATDLTTLLKELFNRNESLQKSPLFIVAESYGGKFAVTLGLSSLKAIEEGTLKLRLGGVALGDSWISPEDFVLSWGPLLKDVSRIDDNSLEKSNSVAQLIKQQIKDGKLGDATNSWMLLESLIRSGSNDVDFYNFLLDSGMDPLSSLTTTEMNVALKKYTRYLNSLRRSSLAPGGNGDLDTLMNGVIKRKLKIIPNNVTWGMQSDNVFESMIGDFMRPRIDEVDQLLAKGVNVTVYNGQVDLICATKGTEAWVEKLKWDGLQQFLNKSRTPLYCGNDRFTGGFTRSYKNLHFYWILGAGHFVPVDQPCIALNMVADITQSSAAASASPHRRTEAP; this is translated from the exons ATGGCCAATCATTCTCTGGCTCCAAGGTGGACCT GGAGCTTCAGGAGTTGGGATGGGGAACTTTCAAGAGGTTGGGCCATTGGACACCAATTTGAAGCCAAGGAATTCAACGTGGTTGCAAAAGGCAGATCTTTTATTTGTC TTGGAACTGGATTCAGTTTTGTGGAGGACAACGCTCTGTTTGTGAAAAATGATGTGGAGGCAGCCACTGATTTGACAACATTACTGAAAGAGCTATTCAACAGAAATGAGAGCCTCCAGAAGAGTCCTCTGTTCATTGTGGCAGAGTCTTATGGAGGCAAATTTGCAGTGACTCTTGGACTTTCATCTCTAAAAGCCATTGAAGAAGGAACACTAAAGCTTAGACTTGGAG GTGTTGCATTGGGAGACAGTTGGATCTCCCCGGAAGATTTTGTG CTTTCATGGGGTCCTCTTCTTAAAGACGTTTCACGGATTGATGATAATAGCTTGGAGAAATCAAACAG TGTGGCTCAGCTGATCAAGCAGCAGATTAAGGATGGGAAATTAGGAGATGCAACTAATTCATGGATGCTACTTGAGAGCCTCATCAGATCCGGGAGTAACGACGtg GATTTCTATAATTTCCTATTGGATTCAGGAATGGACCCATTGTCTTCTTTGACAACCACTGAAATGAATGTTGCACTGAAAAAATATACAAGATATCTAAATTCCTTGAGGAGGTCTTCATTAGCACCAGGTGGTAATGGAGATCTTGACACTTTGATGAATGGTGTCATTAAAAGGAAGCTTAAGATTATCCCAAACAATGTGac TTGGGGAATGCAGTCCGACAATGTCTTTGAATCTATGATCGGAGACTTCATGAGACCCAGAATTGAtgag GTTGATCAACTCCTTGCCAAAGGGGTCAACGTCACAGTATACAATGGGCAA GTTGATCTCATATGCGCAACCAAGGGGACTGAAGCATGGGTTGAAAAGCTCAA gtgGGATGGACTCCAACAATTTCTGAACAAGAGTAGAACCCCTCTCTACTGTGGGAATGATAGATTTACCGGAGGATTTACCAGGTCGTACAAAAACCTTCACTTCTATTGGATTCTTGGAGCAGGACACTTT GTACCTGTGGATCAGCCCTGCATTGCTTTGAATATGGTGGCTGATATTACACAGTCATCTGCTGCTGCTTCTGCTTCCCCACATAGAAGAACAGAGGCTCCGTGA